One part of the Rutidosis leptorrhynchoides isolate AG116_Rl617_1_P2 chromosome 1, CSIRO_AGI_Rlap_v1, whole genome shotgun sequence genome encodes these proteins:
- the LOC139886182 gene encoding uncharacterized protein — protein sequence MSTVVTISVVPFGCCCSRKRAIQQRNRIRDPIDVENYVVCASSTIVRITFKVMFVVDACSVLVRGKLEATTRERLPSSERQLFQRQGEEGQTCKKKKKKKGLTRTRQW from the exons ATGTCCACCGTCGTCACTATCTCCGTCGTTCCATTCGGTTGCTG CTGCAGTAGGAAGCGTGCTATACAACAAAGAAATCGTATTCGAGATCCCATTGATGTTGAAAATTATGTTGTTTGTGCTTCATCAACTATCGTTCGAATAACTTTTAAGG TTATGTTTGTAGTTGATGCATGCTCTGTTTTGGTGCGAGGAAAGCTTGAGGCTACTACACGTGAACGTTTACCATCATCTGAAAGGCAACTCTTCCAACGACAAG GTGAAGAAGGGCAaacatgcaaaaaaaaaaaaaaaaaaaaaggattgacGCGAACAAGACAATGGTAG